One region of candidate division WOR-3 bacterium genomic DNA includes:
- a CDS encoding M55 family metallopeptidase yields the protein KEVRKFLGKSVETVIAKRGISRAAAQCRHPQDVQKEISLKAARAIQKAKKIKPFKFRSPIRAEIDLASSLVADAVELIPGVKRMDGRKVLFTVKNILEFYHMLRLVCSLGMYVNLVEK from the coding sequence TCAAGGAAGTCAGAAAATTCCTGGGTAAATCTGTTGAGACAGTGATCGCGAAGCGCGGCATCTCGAGGGCAGCGGCGCAATGCCGTCATCCGCAAGATGTCCAGAAAGAGATCTCATTAAAAGCCGCCCGTGCAATTCAAAAGGCAAAGAAGATCAAACCCTTTAAATTCAGATCGCCGATCCGGGCGGAAATCGACCTCGCGAGTTCGCTCGTTGCCGACGCAGTGGAGTTGATACCCGGGGTCAAGAGAATGGACGGAAGAAAGGTTCTGTTCACAGTAAAGAATATCCTGGAGTTCTACCACATGCTGCGGCTTGTATGTAGTCTCGGCATGTACGTGAACTTGGTAGAAAAATAA
- a CDS encoding endonuclease Q family protein gives MMIADLHIHSRYSRATSKEMIIPKIAEYAKLKGIGMVGTADFTHPEWVKELKKYLKQRDGVYEYDGVKFVLNVEVNNIYTRDGKLRRLHNIIFAPDFETVEKITTYVGRYGKLASDGRPILSLDTYDMLKALLDISPDIFLVPAHIWTPWFSLFGSNSGFDSIDECFGELKDRIFAVETGLSSDPSMNWRLSVLDDYTLISNSDAHSPTRLGREVNVFSKELNYFELRDVLKNKDREIFLYTIEFYPEEGKYHYDGHRKCDVRLSPRESRFNNNLCPVCSRSLTIGVLHRVETLGDRDEGFVPENAVPYKNLIPLEEIIAEAMGVGRDTVGVKNEYRRLCGIFGNEFEILLNVPVGELQNNAQERIALGVDKTRRGDLIIKPGYDGEFGTVRIFEEEKPTESQMSLF, from the coding sequence ATGATGATAGCGGATCTGCACATACATTCGCGCTATTCGCGCGCAACATCAAAGGAGATGATCATTCCGAAGATCGCCGAATACGCGAAACTTAAAGGCATCGGCATGGTCGGAACGGCAGATTTCACGCATCCGGAGTGGGTGAAAGAACTGAAAAAATATCTGAAACAACGCGACGGCGTTTATGAATATGATGGTGTGAAATTCGTATTGAACGTTGAGGTGAATAATATATATACGAGGGACGGGAAACTCCGCCGGCTGCATAATATAATCTTCGCACCTGATTTTGAGACGGTCGAAAAGATCACCACGTATGTCGGCCGGTACGGAAAACTGGCATCTGACGGCAGGCCCATATTGTCACTTGACACCTATGATATGCTCAAAGCGCTGCTCGATATATCCCCGGACATTTTTCTCGTGCCGGCACATATCTGGACGCCGTGGTTCTCGCTGTTCGGCTCGAATTCCGGCTTTGATTCGATCGATGAATGCTTCGGGGAATTGAAGGACCGGATCTTCGCAGTGGAAACCGGATTATCTTCAGACCCGTCGATGAACTGGCGTCTTTCGGTCCTTGATGACTATACCTTGATATCGAATTCGGATGCCCACTCACCGACGCGTTTGGGTCGGGAAGTGAACGTCTTCAGCAAAGAATTGAATTACTTCGAGCTTCGTGATGTGCTCAAGAACAAAGACCGCGAGATATTTCTCTACACGATCGAATTCTATCCCGAAGAGGGTAAATACCATTATGACGGCCACCGGAAGTGTGATGTGCGCCTGTCACCGCGCGAATCCCGGTTCAACAACAATCTGTGTCCGGTGTGTTCGCGCAGCCTCACGATCGGAGTTCTCCACCGCGTCGAGACCCTGGGCGATCGCGATGAAGGATTTGTTCCGGAGAATGCCGTACCATATAAGAATCTCATTCCCCTTGAAGAGATCATTGCCGAGGCAATGGGTGTTGGTCGGGATACGGTCGGCGTGAAGAACGAGTACCGCCGGCTGTGCGGTATCTTTGGCAACGAATTCGAGATACTGCTCAACGTGCCGGTCGGGGAATTGCAGAACAATGCGCAGGAACGGATCGCGCTCGGTGTCGACAAGACGCGGCGCGGTGATCTAATAATAAAACCGGGTTATGACGGTGAATTCGGCACGGTTAGAATATTCGAAGAAGAAAAGCCGACCGAATCCCAGATGAGCCTCTTCTAA
- a CDS encoding class I SAM-dependent methyltransferase: MKSNSCSTPFATIAPYYDKLMSFVNYPSWVAFIEKIIQMSDVKEKSILDLACGTGVCLELWSRNGYRVVGLDKSLAMLEVCREKLAGQGNALLINGDMRTFKLARQVPVITCLYDSLNYLLTEAELLSCFRRVHDALRSDGVFVFDMNTIHSLRDEWGNNSFQRRDESLFSVWTNNYNPIQNVSSLNITLHVRRNGQEIVLKEFHQERGYQLFAIEELLGEAGFNFSLYRHLTFTPATELDLRIMGVARK; the protein is encoded by the coding sequence ATGAAATCAAACTCATGTAGCACGCCGTTCGCGACGATCGCACCGTACTACGATAAATTGATGTCATTTGTGAACTACCCAAGCTGGGTCGCCTTTATCGAAAAAATAATCCAGATGAGCGATGTGAAAGAAAAATCCATTCTCGACCTGGCATGCGGTACCGGTGTCTGTCTCGAGCTCTGGTCCAGAAATGGCTATCGTGTTGTTGGTCTGGATAAATCCCTTGCCATGCTTGAGGTTTGTCGGGAAAAACTGGCCGGGCAGGGCAATGCCTTGCTGATCAACGGTGACATGCGGACTTTCAAACTGGCGCGGCAAGTGCCGGTGATCACGTGTCTCTATGATAGCCTGAACTATCTGTTGACCGAAGCCGAACTGCTCAGCTGCTTCCGGCGCGTGCACGACGCGTTGCGTTCCGACGGTGTTTTTGTCTTTGACATGAATACGATACATTCACTGCGCGATGAGTGGGGCAACAACAGTTTTCAACGGCGCGACGAAAGTTTGTTTTCGGTCTGGACCAATAATTACAATCCGATCCAGAACGTCTCTTCATTAAACATAACACTTCATGTACGCCGCAACGGCCAGGAGATCGTCCTCAAGGAATTCCATCAGGAGCGAGGTTATCAGCTGTTCGCGATCGAGGAATTGCTCGGTGAGGCAGGTTTCAACTTCTCCCTTTACCGGCATCTCACGTTCACACCGGCCACGGAACTTGATTTACGTATCATGGGGGTGGCGAGAAAATGA
- the guaB gene encoding IMP dehydrogenase, whose amino-acid sequence MVSVNIKEGLTFDDVLLIPQYSEVLPNECSVATKFSRNIKLNVPIVSAAMDTVTESVMAIALAQEGGIGVIHKNMTIEEQQVEVKKVKRAESGMIMNPITVDEESPIRLVKDLMDKYSISGVVVVDKGKKIVGILTNRDIIFEKNLGRKVKEFMTHEKLITAPEGTSLEKAQKILKKYRIEKLPIVDRAGRLKGLITVKDIIKKMEHPNATIDKMGRLRCAAGIGTDQRTEERAAALVEAGVDAIVIDTAHAHSKCVIELTRRIKKKFGKVQLVVGNIGTAEAARELVGLNVDAIKVGIGPGSICTTRVVAGIGVPQISAILECARVAAKKGIPVIADGGIRYSGDIVKALAFGSSSVMTGNLFAGTEESPGQTILLEGRRYKEYRAMGSLGAMSRGSADRYFQEGAKKFVPEGVEGRVPYRGLVREVIFQLVGGVKQGLGYCGAKTIKELRAKAKFVRISVAGLRESHPHDITITKESPNYEIKLM is encoded by the coding sequence ATGGTAAGCGTAAATATAAAAGAAGGTCTCACATTTGATGATGTTTTATTAATCCCGCAATATTCTGAAGTCCTGCCCAACGAATGCAGTGTCGCAACTAAATTCTCCCGAAATATCAAGCTGAACGTGCCAATTGTCAGTGCGGCAATGGATACGGTAACCGAATCGGTAATGGCAATAGCCCTTGCTCAGGAAGGCGGTATCGGGGTCATTCATAAGAACATGACCATCGAGGAACAGCAGGTAGAGGTCAAGAAAGTAAAGCGCGCGGAGAGCGGTATGATCATGAACCCGATAACGGTCGATGAGGAATCGCCGATCCGTCTGGTAAAAGACCTGATGGACAAATATTCTATTTCCGGCGTCGTCGTCGTCGACAAGGGCAAAAAAATCGTGGGTATTCTGACCAACCGCGATATTATCTTCGAAAAGAACCTCGGTCGCAAAGTCAAAGAATTCATGACCCATGAGAAGCTCATCACCGCGCCCGAAGGTACGAGTCTGGAAAAGGCCCAGAAGATATTGAAGAAATACCGTATCGAAAAGTTGCCCATTGTCGATCGTGCCGGAAGACTGAAGGGTCTTATTACTGTAAAGGATATCATAAAAAAAATGGAGCATCCGAACGCGACCATCGATAAGATGGGCAGACTGCGTTGTGCCGCGGGGATTGGTACTGACCAAAGGACCGAGGAGCGTGCCGCTGCCCTGGTGGAGGCCGGGGTTGATGCGATCGTTATCGACACCGCGCATGCCCATTCCAAGTGCGTCATCGAATTGACCAGGCGTATCAAGAAGAAATTCGGCAAGGTGCAGCTGGTTGTCGGCAATATCGGCACCGCTGAAGCGGCGAGGGAGTTGGTCGGCTTGAATGTCGATGCGATAAAAGTCGGCATCGGGCCCGGATCGATATGCACGACGCGCGTCGTTGCCGGGATCGGCGTTCCCCAGATCAGCGCGATCCTCGAATGTGCCAGGGTTGCTGCCAAAAAAGGTATCCCGGTCATTGCCGACGGTGGTATCAGATATTCGGGCGACATCGTCAAGGCTCTTGCGTTCGGGTCGTCCTCGGTCATGACCGGTAATCTTTTTGCCGGAACCGAAGAGAGTCCCGGGCAGACAATATTGCTTGAGGGGCGCCGCTACAAGGAGTACCGGGCAATGGGTTCGCTGGGTGCGATGTCCCGCGGGTCGGCCGACCGCTACTTTCAGGAGGGCGCCAAGAAATTCGTGCCCGAAGGTGTCGAAGGGCGTGTGCCGTACCGGGGACTGGTAAGAGAGGTAATCTTCCAACTCGTAGGTGGTGTTAAGCAGGGCTTGGGTTATTGTGGAGCAAAGACCATCAAAGAGCTACGGGCAAAAGCTAAATTTGTGAGGATCAGCGTTGCCGGGTTGAGAGAGAGTCATCCGCATGACATTACAATAACCAAAGAATCGCCCAATTATGAAATCAAACTCATGTAG
- a CDS encoding DUF3887 domain-containing protein, whose product MKLSIAFIVLLVACFLACDQGQQAGAPDITGPGRQFVEMLASGNYAGVFATFDGTMKGAMPEDKIAEAWQSLELQVGPFQKIAEVNQKKEQGYDVAYVTCEFEKGKVNVKVVYNTNKEVSGLWFVP is encoded by the coding sequence ATGAAATTGTCGATTGCTTTTATTGTGCTACTCGTTGCATGTTTTCTTGCCTGTGACCAGGGTCAGCAAGCCGGAGCGCCAGACATCACGGGTCCGGGCAGGCAGTTCGTCGAGATGCTCGCCAGCGGCAACTACGCCGGAGTTTTCGCGACATTCGACGGAACCATGAAGGGCGCAATGCCGGAGGATAAGATCGCCGAAGCATGGCAATCCCTGGAGCTGCAGGTCGGCCCGTTCCAAAAGATCGCCGAAGTCAACCAGAAAAAGGAGCAGGGATATGACGTTGCCTACGTGACCTGCGAATTCGAGAAAGGGAAGGTGAATGTCAAGGTCGTTTACAACACAAACAAGGAGGTTTCAGGGCTCTGGTTCGTCCCGTAG
- a CDS encoding DUF362 domain-containing protein, translating to MKDITRRDFIKYCGVGALGLVLKPNLIYGRTPGGQRASDVIQCFDENATSGSTINEPIVQTMMDASIKQLTGITDVGEAWKSVFPGITENSVISIKVNAINEYLPTHPEFVNCIINGLIKMQFGSQFFKRNNVIIWDCTNYDLTEGGYTIYDGSDPNTARCFGTNHSGLGYNYSMPFNVDGVTSYASRILTDMTDYLINAAVLKDHNGAQVTLTMKNHYGSVNNPGSLHNGVSYTCDPDIAALNQQIRDVIVPNNIQKIFIIDGLYAKIYWGPNGPPNFIPNKMLMSFDTVACDWQGQILINEIRSSQQWPTISAPHILTAESYPYNLGTTDVNLIEINNPSGTQELKEHTPFNGTVKITPNPFRGRTTIKFSAATAAPVHIDLIDPAGRVTDRIFAGNLPSGDHRIDYIMKKKIAAGNYFIRIYNNSGSSLKKVTIFN from the coding sequence ATGAAGGATATTACAAGACGAGATTTCATAAAATATTGTGGTGTCGGCGCACTCGGGCTGGTGTTGAAGCCGAATCTGATCTACGGCAGGACACCAGGCGGTCAGCGTGCGAGTGATGTAATACAGTGCTTTGATGAAAACGCTACTAGCGGCAGTACGATCAACGAGCCAATCGTCCAAACGATGATGGACGCTTCGATAAAACAACTGACCGGGATCACTGACGTCGGCGAGGCCTGGAAATCGGTTTTCCCGGGCATCACCGAGAACAGCGTCATCAGCATCAAAGTAAATGCTATAAATGAATACTTGCCGACCCATCCTGAGTTCGTAAACTGCATTATCAACGGCCTCATCAAGATGCAGTTCGGAAGCCAGTTCTTCAAGAGAAATAACGTAATAATTTGGGACTGCACGAACTATGACCTTACCGAGGGCGGTTACACAATTTATGACGGCAGCGACCCGAATACGGCACGTTGTTTCGGCACGAACCATTCAGGGCTCGGCTACAATTATTCAATGCCCTTCAACGTTGACGGCGTGACCAGTTACGCCAGCCGCATACTGACTGACATGACCGATTATCTGATCAATGCCGCGGTCCTGAAAGACCATAACGGCGCACAAGTGACCCTGACCATGAAGAATCATTACGGCTCGGTCAATAATCCCGGGTCATTACATAACGGCGTGTCCTACACCTGCGATCCCGATATCGCGGCACTCAATCAGCAAATACGCGATGTTATTGTTCCCAATAATATCCAGAAGATATTCATCATAGACGGCCTTTACGCCAAAATCTACTGGGGGCCAAATGGCCCTCCCAACTTTATTCCCAACAAAATGCTAATGAGTTTTGATACAGTAGCTTGCGACTGGCAGGGACAGATCCTGATAAATGAGATAAGAAGCAGCCAACAGTGGCCCACGATTTCCGCTCCTCATATTCTAACTGCAGAATCATACCCGTATAATCTCGGCACGACCGACGTCAACCTCATCGAGATCAACAATCCTTCCGGCACACAAGAACTGAAAGAACATACGCCGTTCAACGGTACGGTAAAAATTACACCCAATCCTTTCCGCGGGAGAACGACGATAAAGTTCTCTGCGGCTACAGCAGCACCAGTGCATATCGACTTGATCGACCCTGCCGGCCGTGTCACTGACAGGATCTTCGCCGGTAACCTGCCTTCGGGCGATCATCGGATCGATTATATAATGAAGAAAAAAATCGCCGCCGGGAACTATTTCATCAGGATCTATAACAACAGCGGCAGTTCCCTCAAAAAAGTTACTATCTTCAATTAG
- a CDS encoding DUF362 domain-containing protein produces the protein MDKITRREFIKIGAGAALVTLLPKSLIHAEKKNMPVIGVAEGDNSKLVKAAVDLVGGIDKFMKPGDVVCIKPNLSFASNIDCGATTDPDIVKQMVQLCLDAGASRIIVLDHTIHEATLCVERSRIEEAIIDKKVSLVTLQQERQYAEVDVPNGKELNKIQVAKAIQNANLLVNMPTAKSHSATGVSLGLKGLMGLIWDRGYLHRVNIDRAIAELGTVIKPDLTVVDATRALTTGGPGGPGKTVVLNKVVAGIDPVAVDSYTVGLAQWYKKSWTGKQVKHIRAAADLGLGEIDTANMQIKQAKV, from the coding sequence ATGGACAAGATCACGCGCAGGGAATTCATCAAGATCGGTGCCGGCGCGGCGCTCGTCACCCTGCTGCCAAAATCACTGATCCATGCCGAGAAGAAAAACATGCCGGTCATCGGTGTTGCCGAAGGCGATAACTCAAAGCTGGTCAAGGCGGCGGTAGATCTCGTTGGCGGGATCGACAAATTCATGAAACCGGGTGATGTCGTCTGCATAAAGCCCAACCTTTCTTTTGCCTCGAACATCGACTGCGGAGCAACCACTGACCCGGATATAGTAAAACAGATGGTCCAGCTGTGCCTGGATGCCGGCGCATCAAGGATCATCGTTCTCGACCACACGATCCACGAGGCAACGCTCTGCGTGGAACGCAGCCGCATCGAAGAGGCGATCATCGATAAGAAGGTCAGCCTCGTGACCCTACAGCAAGAACGCCAGTATGCAGAAGTTGACGTTCCAAATGGCAAGGAACTGAACAAGATCCAGGTTGCCAAGGCAATACAGAATGCCAATCTGCTCGTCAACATGCCGACGGCAAAGTCGCACTCAGCGACCGGCGTGAGTCTTGGCCTGAAAGGCCTAATGGGGCTGATATGGGACCGTGGTTATCTCCACCGTGTGAACATTGACCGGGCAATTGCCGAACTGGGCACCGTGATCAAGCCTGACCTCACCGTGGTCGACGCAACACGCGCCCTTACAACCGGCGGACCAGGCGGACCGGGCAAAACGGTCGTTCTCAATAAGGTAGTTGCGGGCATCGACCCAGTCGCGGTTGATTCTTACACCGTCGGACTTGCCCAGTGGTACAAGAAATCCTGGACCGGAAAACAGGTAAAGCATATTCGGGCTGCTGCCGATCTTGGGCTCGGTGAAATCGATACCGCGAACATGCAGATCAAGCAAGCCAAAGTCTAA
- a CDS encoding 4Fe-4S binding protein: MKLRIKRARIIRWTIQILFLGLFIAAFIQTRYSVPVTFQNLFFKFDPLILLVVSIAYRTFITAAILSLLIVAATIFFGRFFCGFVCPLGTTIDIFDVFVKKRKKTEPLLRNGKYLTLIFLLIAAGLGISFLHFLDPLAIFERTLTLVFYPAAMYISSIFNIGVRTFYTESAIAVALFSLILGLNFINRRFWCRNACPLGGLLALLSKSAVFKFSFAEGCTECGICEKVCPTDAISIEKMKVDSGECIDCLRCLYECPQNVLEYKISLAPSYLDLSRRQLIGALGASIIVAPLANSLLHRRLSGRLIRPPGSIPEPDFLDTCIHCGKCMKVCPTNGLQPCILEAGVNGLWTPRLAARIGGCEKNCNMCGQICPTSAIRNLSPEEKTYAKMGTAVIDRARCIAWEQDRVCLICDEACPYAAISSLSETVRNTTLLRPFIDEQICTGCGLCEARCPIEGRAAIEVYSIGEERMRRGSYITEEKIRLRACEEKEEDLPSGFIIDN, translated from the coding sequence GTGAAACTGCGGATAAAGAGAGCACGGATAATCCGGTGGACAATTCAGATACTCTTTCTTGGCTTGTTCATCGCCGCTTTCATTCAAACCCGCTACAGCGTACCAGTAACTTTTCAAAATCTCTTCTTTAAGTTCGACCCTTTAATTCTCTTAGTCGTCAGCATCGCATACCGCACGTTCATTACCGCGGCCATTTTGTCTTTGCTGATCGTCGCGGCGACAATATTTTTCGGCCGTTTCTTCTGCGGATTTGTATGCCCGCTCGGCACGACGATTGATATTTTCGATGTTTTCGTCAAAAAGCGGAAAAAAACAGAACCGTTATTGCGGAACGGCAAATATCTCACCTTGATCTTTTTGTTGATTGCCGCAGGACTCGGGATTTCATTCCTCCACTTCCTCGATCCTCTCGCGATCTTCGAAAGAACATTGACACTGGTTTTCTATCCAGCGGCCATGTACATCTCCAGCATTTTTAATATCGGAGTAAGAACCTTCTACACTGAATCAGCGATCGCTGTGGCGCTGTTCTCTTTAATTCTCGGTCTGAATTTTATCAACCGGAGATTCTGGTGCCGCAATGCCTGTCCGCTGGGCGGCTTGCTTGCTCTATTATCAAAGTCCGCGGTCTTCAAGTTTTCGTTTGCCGAAGGCTGCACAGAGTGCGGAATATGCGAAAAGGTCTGCCCGACGGATGCCATTTCCATCGAGAAGATGAAAGTTGATTCCGGTGAATGCATAGACTGCCTCAGATGCTTGTATGAATGTCCGCAGAATGTTTTGGAGTACAAGATTTCACTAGCACCCTCGTATCTCGACCTTAGCCGTCGACAATTGATCGGCGCCCTGGGCGCCAGCATTATCGTCGCTCCGCTCGCCAACTCGCTGTTGCATAGAAGACTCTCGGGACGGCTGATCCGTCCTCCAGGATCGATCCCGGAACCCGATTTCCTCGACACATGCATACACTGCGGCAAGTGCATGAAGGTATGTCCGACGAACGGCCTGCAGCCGTGTATACTGGAAGCAGGTGTGAACGGGCTCTGGACACCAAGACTCGCTGCCCGGATCGGCGGATGTGAAAAGAACTGTAATATGTGCGGGCAAATATGCCCCACCTCGGCGATCAGAAACCTCTCGCCGGAAGAGAAAACCTATGCCAAGATGGGAACGGCGGTCATCGACCGTGCGCGGTGCATTGCCTGGGAGCAGGACCGGGTTTGCCTGATCTGTGACGAAGCCTGCCCCTATGCTGCCATCAGTTCGCTCAGCGAAACGGTCCGCAATACGACACTGCTCAGGCCTTTCATAGACGAACAGATTTGTACGGGATGCGGACTTTGCGAGGCGCGCTGCCCGATCGAAGGACGTGCCGCTATCGAGGTCTACTCCATTGGCGAAGAGCGCATGCGGCGCGGCTCCTACATCACGGAGGAAAAAATCAGACTGCGCGCGTGTGAGGAGAAGGAAGAAGACTTACCGTCCGGCTTCATCATCGACAATTGA
- a CDS encoding OmpA family protein → MRYVKLGLPILLALLMLLGCPKKQVVQPTEEVIVEEIPEEIIIEEPARPPFEMQRIFFDFDKSDIRVDAAGALKQNAQMMDLYPEANITIEGHCCEIGTAEYNLALGERRAKAAFEYLVMLGIDPGRMSTVSYGEEKPLDPTVLEQNRRCEFRRN, encoded by the coding sequence ATGCGTTACGTAAAACTGGGTTTGCCTATATTGCTGGCTTTGTTGATGCTCTTAGGGTGCCCAAAGAAACAAGTAGTACAGCCTACCGAGGAAGTGATCGTGGAAGAAATTCCCGAGGAAATAATCATCGAGGAACCGGCTCGACCGCCATTCGAGATGCAGCGTATTTTCTTCGACTTTGACAAATCGGATATCCGGGTTGATGCCGCAGGGGCATTGAAGCAAAACGCTCAAATGATGGATCTCTATCCCGAGGCGAACATAACCATCGAAGGGCATTGCTGTGAAATCGGCACCGCCGAATACAACCTCGCCCTGGGTGAGAGACGCGCAAAGGCAGCGTTCGAATATCTGGTAATGCTTGGCATCGATCCCGGACGCATGTCTACGGTCAGCTACGGTGAAGAAAAACCGCTCGATCCCACGGTTCTCGAACAGAACCGAAGATGTGAATTCAGAAGAAATTAG
- the ybgF gene encoding tol-pal system protein YbgF, whose amino-acid sequence MRKRILRVAYILPMLVLVILTSTSCLSSQRFRNYGWQLDSLRYYTRKIDSLIAVQGDEIAQLRTDLFVKTNELSQKFDMLNSRLGESETQISQLSSKIGPTQRAVADSDAIAQVSPEIRTLYESAYKHYIKGNYQEAIDGFLAYQQAAQDGPLVDNALYWIGESHAALGQLQKAVNTFQELVNKYPKSGRVPTAFYRMGIIYEEGKDLKTARFYYNQVIKNFPNSPEAALARSKLQQP is encoded by the coding sequence ATGCGTAAAAGAATATTAAGAGTCGCTTACATATTGCCCATGCTCGTGCTGGTAATCCTCACCAGCACGAGCTGCTTAAGCAGCCAACGGTTCCGCAATTATGGCTGGCAACTCGACAGCCTGCGATACTACACGCGAAAAATAGACAGCCTCATTGCCGTACAGGGAGATGAAATCGCACAGCTGCGCACCGACCTCTTCGTGAAGACGAACGAGCTGAGTCAGAAATTCGACATGCTGAATTCACGGCTGGGTGAGTCGGAAACACAGATAAGCCAGTTATCCAGCAAGATTGGGCCAACCCAGCGAGCGGTCGCTGATTCCGACGCCATTGCGCAGGTGAGCCCGGAGATCCGCACGCTTTACGAATCCGCCTACAAGCATTATATCAAAGGAAACTATCAGGAAGCGATCGACGGATTCCTGGCATACCAGCAAGCAGCGCAGGATGGTCCGCTTGTGGATAACGCGCTGTACTGGATCGGCGAGTCGCATGCTGCTTTGGGCCAACTCCAGAAAGCGGTAAACACGTTCCAGGAACTGGTCAACAAATATCCGAAAAGCGGGCGCGTGCCGACCGCGTTCTACCGAATGGGTATCATATATGAGGAAGGGAAGGACCTGAAGACAGCCCGCTTCTATTATAACCAGGTGATCAAGAACTTCCCCAACTCACCCGAGGCAGCTCTCGCAAGGAGCAAACTACAACAACCATGA
- a CDS encoding MotA/TolQ/ExbB proton channel family protein: MNIFRIFLESSIAAQIIMIILLIFSVWSWGIFLKKMFEFGGVKRRTKRFMSNYNFHKNTKEWGNFGFQLTDNPYGRVLASGLEEYKKLKVQVSARLMNQQEHKKERGFINELADNVQMAMERTKIGETAQLETSLPTLSTFVSVSPFLGLLGTVWGIMEAFLEIRARGSAHITIVAPGISDALITTVYGLLVAIPALIFYNMFRSRVNSYSSDLEKFINEIYANLRKELLTLSQ, from the coding sequence ATGAACATATTCAGGATCTTCTTAGAATCCAGCATCGCCGCCCAGATCATAATGATCATTCTCTTGATTTTCTCTGTCTGGTCATGGGGCATATTCCTCAAGAAAATGTTCGAATTCGGAGGCGTGAAGCGGCGCACGAAGAGGTTCATGTCCAATTACAATTTTCACAAAAACACAAAAGAATGGGGAAACTTCGGTTTCCAACTGACCGACAATCCATACGGAAGAGTCCTTGCCAGCGGGCTTGAAGAATACAAAAAACTGAAAGTACAGGTAAGCGCGCGTCTGATGAATCAGCAAGAGCATAAAAAGGAACGTGGCTTTATTAATGAACTCGCCGACAACGTTCAAATGGCCATGGAAAGGACAAAGATCGGAGAGACCGCGCAGCTAGAAACATCCCTTCCGACCCTGAGCACCTTTGTCAGCGTCAGCCCGTTCCTAGGCCTCCTGGGCACAGTTTGGGGTATCATGGAAGCCTTTCTGGAGATCCGCGCCCGGGGCTCGGCGCACATCACCATTGTCGCGCCTGGCATTTCCGACGCGCTGATCACAACTGTATACGGGCTCCTCGTGGCAATTCCGGCGCTCATCTTCTACAATATGTTCAGAAGCCGGGTCAACAGTTACAGCAGTGACCTCGAGAAATTCATCAACGAAATCTACGCCAACCTGCGCAAAGAACTGCTAACACTTTCACAATGA
- a CDS encoding biopolymer transporter ExbD: protein MNNKGLISEINITSLADVSITLLVIFIITAPMMTPGIDVNLPRTDASLPHDEEGVTVSINKALEIFVDNERVQVDNFEGKIHQILNSKPPGIIIYLRADKEVDYGFVVEIVGRLRKAGVKELGLVAEIPQG, encoded by the coding sequence ATGAACAACAAGGGATTGATTTCCGAGATCAACATCACCTCCCTTGCCGACGTCAGTATCACGCTGCTTGTAATCTTCATCATCACCGCGCCAATGATGACCCCGGGGATCGACGTCAATCTGCCCCGCACCGATGCTTCCCTGCCTCACGATGAAGAAGGAGTCACGGTTTCGATCAACAAAGCGCTCGAAATATTCGTCGATAACGAGCGAGTGCAAGTAGACAACTTCGAAGGGAAGATCCACCAGATACTGAACAGCAAACCGCCCGGCATCATCATCTACCTGCGCGCCGACAAAGAAGTCGACTACGGCTTCGTCGTCGAAATAGTTGGCAGACTGCGCAAGGCGGGCGTCAAAGAACTAGGACTTGTTGCCGAAATACCGCAGGGATGA